A genomic region of Arvicola amphibius chromosome X, mArvAmp1.2, whole genome shotgun sequence contains the following coding sequences:
- the LOC119805014 gene encoding glutathione S-transferase A2-like, with the protein MAGKPVLYYYIGRGKMECIRWLLAAAGVEFEEKLMETSEDLEKLIKDGSLMFQQLPMVEIDGMRLVQSRAILNYIATKYDLYGKDAKERALIDMYTEGILDLTEMMLQVVTCFPDQREAKISLAKEKAKSRYLPAYEQILKSHGQDYLVGNRLTRVDIHLLEVLLYVEELDSNLLDPFPLLKALKSRISSLPNVKKFLQPGSQRKPPYDEKIIEKAKEIFKIQPS; encoded by the coding sequence ATGGCTGGGAAACCCGTGCTTTACTACTACATTGGCCGGGGCAAAATGGAGTGCATCAGGTGGCTCCTGGCTGCAGCAGGGGTGGAGTTTGAAGAAAAGTTAATGGAAACTTCAGAAGATTTGGAAAAGTTAATAAAAGATGGGAGTTTGATGTTTCAACAACTGCCCATGGTGGAGATTGATGGGATGAGGCTGGTACAGAGCAGAGCCATTCTCAACTACATTGCCACCAAATACGACCTCTATGGAAAGGATGCAAAGGAGAGAGCCCTGATTGACATGTACACAGAGGGTATTTTAGATCTGACTGAGATGATGCTGCAAGTGGTAACATGTTTCCCAGACCAAAGAGAAGCCAAGATCTCCTTggcaaaagaaaaagccaaaagcCGGTACCTGCCTGCCTACGAACAGATTTTGAAGAGCCACGGACAAGACTACCTTGTTGGGAACAGGCTGACCAGGGTGGACATTCACCTGCTGGAAGTTCTCCTCTATGTTGAAGAGCTTGACTCCAACCTTCTGGACCCTTTCCCCCTGCTGAAGGCGCTGAAGAGCAGAATCAGCAGCCTGCCCAACGTGAAGAAGTTCCTGCAGCCTGGCAGCCAGAGAAAGCCTCCCTACgatgagaaaataattgaaaaagcaAAGGAGATTTTTAAGATTCAGCCAAGCTAA